The Alnus glutinosa chromosome 7, dhAlnGlut1.1, whole genome shotgun sequence genome includes a region encoding these proteins:
- the LOC133872349 gene encoding receptor kinase-like protein Xa21, producing MDLSYNDLSGAIPKSLEALSQLKFFNVSFNKLSGEIPTSGPFANFTAKSFIGNKALCGNPIFGVLPCPNSSSKGSKVPSLFHTLPVFAHRMISYQELCQGTNNFCESNLLGTGGFGSVYKGVLFDGTIVAIKVLNLQLSSAFKSFDAECKVLRATRHRNLVKFVSTCSNLDFKALILQYMSNGCLKRWLYSYNYCLNLLQRVNIMIDVASALDYLHHDQLEPVLHCDLKPSNILLDEDMVAHVGDFGIAKILVKNKDATQTKTLGTLGYIAPGT from the exons ATGGATCTCTCTTACAATGATCTGTCTGGTGCAATTCCCAAGTCTCTTGAAGCACTTTCACagctcaaattttttaatgtgtCTTTTAACAAGCTATCCGGAGAGATACCAACTAGTGGGCCTTTTGCAAACTTCACAGCAAAATCATTTATAGGAAACAAGGCGCTTTGTGGAAATCCAATTTTTGGAGTTCTACCTTGTCCAAATTCAAGCTCCAAAGGATCAAAG GTTCCAAGTTTATTTCATACATTGCCTGTATTTGCGCATAGAATGATATCATATCAAGAGCTTTGCCAAGGGACAAACAACTTTTGTGAAAGTAACCTGCTTGGAACTGGAGGTTTTGGTTCTGTGTACAAAGGAGTGCTTTTTGACGGGACAATTGTTGCTATCAAAGTTCTAAATTTGCAATTGTCTAGTGCTTTCAAAAGTTTTGATGCAGAATGCAAGGTCTTACGGGCAACCCGACATAGAAATCTTGTTAAGTTCGTAAGTACATGCTCCAACCTCGATTTCAAAGCGTTAATACTTCAATACATGTCGAACGGTTGCCTCAAACGGTGGTTATACTCTTATAACTACTGCTTGAATCTTCTTCAACGAGTAAACATTATGATTGACGTTGCATCGGCATTGGACTATCTCCACCATGACCAATTAGAACCTGTGTTGCATTGTGATTTAAAGCCTAGCAATATCCTTCTAGATGAGGACATGGTTGCACACGTGGGGGACTTTGGCATTGCAAAGATTTTGGTCAAAAACAAGGATGCTACCCAAACCAAAACTCTTGGTACACTTGGCTACATCGCACCTGGTACATGA
- the LOC133872556 gene encoding LRR receptor-like serine/threonine-protein kinase EFR, producing MMMLLKRPSILLLFDFLLVLQLAQSSTTSFTDQVSLIAFESKITSGPNQTVLAGNWSTTTSFCNWIGVSCSQRRQRVTTLDLSYMGLQGAISPHIGNLSFLVSLDLRNNSFIGFLPHEISRLRRLRILWLPSNQLEGSIPPTLHSCLKLRKINLSKNHLMGSIPSTIGNMSSLVYLNLQFNSLTGPFPLGIFNISFLTIIALTENHISGTLPMDLCTHCPKLQVLYLSLNKFSGRLPSQMNYCRQLSLLSLSYNRFDGSIPESFGNLEKLEELYLGGNILTGNIPPTITNLSRLSTFTIEINNIEGSIPGDLLGLQNLKIFACNSNYLTGAIPQYIFNISSLQDIELDNNSLHGNLPSHSGFSCPNLECLFFARNKFSGPIPSYLSNCSNLVTVDFASNILSGPIPKSLGDLKYLQILSLDGNQLTREPGDQELNFLSSLSNCRVLEQLTIDYNPLDITLPDSIGNFSTTLHTITLFESKIKGHIPMSIGSLKGLTWLELGNNNLTGNIPSTIGGLKNLQRLELDDNKIEGFIPEEICQLKNLGELYLSENKLSGSIPNCISNLSLLQKLYLSSNRLESPIPLNLWSLENLLFLDLSSNFLGGYLSQNMKKLQVIEHIDLSRNQIMGDIPSIIGAFESLNYLNLSKNSFQGEIPHSFGDLKGLDIIDLSYNDLSGAIPKSLEALSQLKYLNVSFNKLSGEIPSSGPFANFTAKSFSGNKALCGNPIFGVLPCPNSGSKGSKVKQSLLKYFLPTIALFILCLALLYMLRRHRESNLQVPTLFNTLHAFEHRMISYQELCQGTNNFCESNLLGTGGFGSVYKGVLFDETIVAVKVLNLQLSSAFKSFDAECTVLRTIRHRNLVKVISTCSNPEFKALVLQYMSNGSLERWLYSYNYCLNLLQRVNIMVDVASALDYLHNGLSNSVMHCDLKPTNIFLDEDMVAHVADFGIAKILVENKDATQTKTLGTLGYIAPGT from the coding sequence ATGATGATGCTATTAAAAAGGCCCTCCATTCTCTTGCTCTTCGATTTTCTCTTAGTGCTTCAATTGGCCCAATCTTCCACCACCAGCTTTACTGATCAAGTAAGTCTCATTGCCTTCGAATCTAAAATCACTTCCGGTCCAAACCAAACTGTCTTGGCTGGTAACTGGTCCACAACTACAAGCTTCTGCAATTGGATTGGGGTCTCATGTAGCCAACGCAGGCAAAGAGTCACTACTTTGGACCTTTCCTACATGGGACTCCAAGGCGCCATTTCTCCACATATTGGTAACCTCTCCTTCCTAGTCTCACTTGATCTACGCAACAACAGCTTCATTGGGTTTCTGCCTCATGAGATCAGTCGCCTACGTCGCTTGAGAATACTTTGGTTGCCATCCAACCAATTGGAAGGTAGCATCCCTCCAACTCTGCATAGTTGCCTGAAGCTTCGGAAGATCAATCTCAGTAAAAACCATCTTATGGGCTCAATTCCATCAACTATTGGCAACATGTCGTCGCTAGTGTACTTGAATTTGCAATTCAACAGTCTCACAGGTCCATTTCCTCTTGGCATCTTTAACATATCCTTTCTAACCATAATTGCTCTTACAGAAAATCACATCTCAGGAACTCTTCCAATGGATCTCTGCACCCATTGTCCTAAACTTCAAGTGCTCTATCTTTCTCTCAACAAATTCAGTGGTCGGCTCCCTTCACAAATGAATTATTGTAGACAACTTTCACTCTTATCTCTATCATACAATAGATTTGATGGGAGTATTCCAGAAAGTTTTGGGAATTTAGAAAAGCTTGAAGAGCTATATCTTGGAGGTAACATCTTAACTGGCAATATACCTCCTACCATAACTAACTTGTCGAGGTTATCTACGTTCACCATTGAGATTAACAACATTGAAGGAAGCATTCCGGGAGATTTATTGGGGcttcaaaatctcaaaatttttgCATGCAATTCAAATTATCTCACAGGAGCAATCCCCCAATACATTTTCAACATTTCCTCTCTACAAGATATCGAATTGGACAATAATTCCCTACATGGCAATCTTCCATCACATTCTGGATTTTCCTGCCCCAATCTTGAATGTCTATTTTTTGCTCGCAACAAATTTAGTGGTCCCATCCCATCGTATCTTTCAAATTGTTCTAACCTCGTCACAGTAGATTTTGCTTCAAACATACTCTCTGGGCCAATACCAAAAAGTCTTGGAGACTTAAAATACCTTCAAATACTTTCTCTGGATGGGAATCAGTTAACAAGAGAGCCCGGAGATCAAGAGCTTAATTTCCTTTCGTCTCTCTCTAATTGCAGAGTTTTGGAACAACTGACCATAGACTACAATCCCTTGGATATTACTCTTCCGGATTCTATTGGAAACTTTTCAACCACCCTTCACACCATTACTTtatttgaaagcaaaataaaaggTCATATTCCTATGAGTATAGGTTCCTTAAAAGGCTTGACATGGCTTGAGCTGGGCAATAACAATTTGACTGGCAACATACCATCCACAATTGGGGGATTGAAGAATTTACAAAGATTGGAACTTGAtgataataaaattgaaggatTCATTCCAGAAGAGATATGTCAGCTAAAGAACTTAGGTGAGTTATATCTCTCAGAGAACAAACTCTCTGGATCCATTCCAAATTGCATTTCGAACCTTAGTCTTCTGCAAAAGCTATACTTGAGTTCTAATAGGTTGGAATCACcaataccattaaatttatggagCCTTGAGAATCTATTGTTTTTGGACCTATCATCGAATTTCCTTGGTGGATATTTGtctcaaaacatgaaaaaattgCAAGTTATTGAACACATAGATTTATCTCGTAACCAAATTATGGGAGACATTCCAAGCATCATTGGAGCTTTTGAAAGCCTAAATTATCTTAATTTGTCAAAGAACTCATTTCAAGGAGAAATCCCACACTCTTTTGGAGACTTAAAAGGATTGGATATCATAGATCTCTCTTACAATGATCTGTCTGGTGCAATTCCAAAGTCTCTTGAGGCACTTTCACAGCTCAAATATTTGAATGTGTCTTTTAACAAGCTATCTGGAGAGATACCATCTAGTGGACCTTTTGCAAACTTCACAGCAAAATCATTTTCAGGAAACAAGGCGCTTTGTGGGAATCCAATTTTTGGAGTTCTACCTTGCCCAAACTCAGGCTCCAAAGGATCAAAGGTGAAACAAAGTCTACTCAAATATTTTCTTCCTACCATTGCTTTGTTCATACTCTGTCTAGCATTGCTTTATATGCTGAGAAGACATAGAGAAAGTAACTTGCAGGTTCCAACTTTATTTAATACTTTGCATGCATTTGAGCATAGAATGATATCATATCAAGAGCTCTGCCAAGGAACAAACAACTTTTGTGAAAGTAACTTGCTTGGAACGGGAGGTTTTGGTTCTGTGTACAAAGGGGTGCTTTTTGACGAGACAATTGTTGCTGTTAAAGTTCTAAATTTACAATTGTCGAGCGCTTTCAAAAGTTTCGATGCAGAATGCACGGTCTTACGGACAATTCGACATAGGAATCTTGTTAAGGTCATAAGTACTTGCTCCAACCCCGAGTTCAAAGCTTTAGTACTGCAATACATGTCGAACGGTAGCCTTGAAAGGTGGTTATACTCTTATAACTACTGCTTGAATCTTCTTCAAAGAGTAAACATTATGGTTGATGTTGCATCGGCGTTAGATTATCTCCACAACGGTCTATCAAATTCTGTGATGCACTGTGATTTGAAACCTACCAATATCTTTCTAGATGAGGACATGGTTGCACACGTGGCTGACTTTGGCATTGCAAAGATTTTGGTCGAAAACAAGGATGCTACACAAACCAAAACTCTTGGTACACTTGGCTACATCGCACCAGGTACATGA
- the LOC133872598 gene encoding LRR receptor-like serine/threonine-protein kinase EFR, with translation MMMLLKRPSILLLFDFLLVLPLAQSSTTSFTDQVSLIAFESKITSGPNQTVLAGNWSTTTSFCNWIGVSCSQRRQRVTALDLSYMGLQGAISPHIGNLSFLVSLDLRNNSFIGFLPHEISRLRRLRILCLSSNQLEGSIPPTLHSCLKL, from the coding sequence ATGATGATGCTATTAAAAAGGCCCTCCATTCTCTTGCTCTTCGATTTTCTCTTGGTGCTTCCATTGGCCCAATCTTCCACCACCAGCTTTACTGATCAAGTAAGTCTCATTGCCTTCGAATCTAAAATCACTTCCGGTCCAAACCAAACTGTCTTGGCTGGTAACTGGTCCACAACTACAAGCTTCTGCAATTGGATTGGGGTCTCATGTAGCCAACGCAGGCAAAGAGTCACTGCTTTGGACCTTTCCTACATGGGACTCCAAGGCGCCATTTCTCCACATATTGGTAACCTCTCCTTCCTAGTCTCACTTGATCTACGCAACAACAGCTTCATTGGGTTTCTGCCTCATGAGATCAGTCGCCTACGTCGCTTGAGAATACTTTGCTTGTCATCCAACCAATTGGAAGGTAGCATCCCTCCAACTCTGCATAGTTGCCTGAAGCTTTAG
- the LOC133872599 gene encoding receptor kinase-like protein Xa21: protein MSSLVYLNLQFNSLTGPFPLGIFNISFLTIIALTENHISGTLPMDLCTHCPKLQVLYLSLNKFSGRLPSQMNYCRQLSLLSLSYNRFDGSIPESFGNLEKLEELYLGGNILTGNIPPTITNLSRLSTFTIEINNIEGSIPGDLWGLQNLKSFACNSNFLTGAIPQYIFNISSLQDIELDNNSLHGNLPSHSGFSCPNLEILLFAHNKFSGPIPSYLSNCSNLVIVDFASNILSGPIPKSLGDLKYLQTLSLDGNQLTREPGDQELNFLSSLSNCRVLELLAINYNPLDITLPDSIGNFSTTLHTITLFESKIKGHIPMSIGSLKGLTWLELGNNNLTGNIPSTIGGLKNLQRLELNENKIEGFIPEEICQLKNLGELYLTNNKISGSIPNCISNLNLLQRLDLSFNRLETAIPLNLWSLENLLLLDLTSNFLGGYLSPNMNKLQVIEHIDLSRNQITGNIPSIIGAFESLNYLNLSKNSFQGEIPHTFGDLKGLDIIDLSYNDLSGAIPKSLEALSQLKCLNVSFNKLSGEIPSSGPFANFTAKSFSGNKALCGNPIFGVLPCQNSGSKGSKMKQSLLKYFLPTIALVILCLALVYMLRRHRESNFQVPILFNTLRVFEHKMISYQELCQGTNNFCESNLLGTGGFGSVYKGVLFDGTIVAIKVLNLQLSSAFKSFDAECKVLRTIRHRNLVKIISTCSNLEFRALILQYMSNGSLERWLYSYNYCLNLLQRVNIMVDIASALEYLHHGLSESVVHCDLKPSNILLNEDMVAHVGDFGISKILVENKDATQTKTLGTLGYIAPGT from the coding sequence ATGTCGTCGTTAGTGTACTTGAATTTGCAATTCAACAGTCTCACAGGTCCATTTCCTCTTGGCATCTTTAACATATCCTTTCTAACCATAATTGCTCTTACAGAAAATCACATCTCAGGAACTCTTCCAATGGATCTCTGCACCCATTGTCCTAAACTTCAAGTGCTCTATCTTTCTCTCAACAAATTCAGTGGTCGGCTCCCTTCACAAATGAATTACTGTAGACAACTTTCACTCTTATCTCTATCATACAATAGATTTGATGGGAGTATTCCAGAAAGTTTTGGGAATTTAGAAAAGCTTGAAGAGCTATATCTTGGAGGTAACATCTTAACTGGCAATATACCTCCTACCATAACTAACTTGTCGAGGTTATCTACGTTCACCATTGAGATTAACAACATTGAAGGAAGCATTCCGGGAGATTTATGGGGGCTTCAAAATCTCAAAAGTTTTGCATGCAATTCAAATTTTCTCACAGGAGCAATCCCCCAATACATTTTCAACATTTCCTCTCTACAAGATATCGAATTGGACAATAATTCCCTACATGGCAATCTTCCATCACATTCTGGATTTTCCTGCCCCAATCTTGAAATTCTACTTTTTGCTCACAACAAATTTAGTGGTCCCATCCCATCGTATCTTTCAAATTGTTCTAACCTCGTCATAGTAGATTTTGCTTCAAACATACTCTCCGGGCCAATACCAAAAAGTCTTGGAGACTTAAAATACCTTCAAACACTTTCTCTGGATGGGAATCAGTTAACAAGAGAGCCCGGAGATCAAGAGCTTAATTTCCTTTCGTCTCTCTCTAATTGCAGAGTTTTGGAACTACTGGCCATAAACTACAATCCCTTGGATATTACTCTTCCGGATTCTATTGGAAACTTTTCAACCACCCTTCACACCATTACTTtatttgaaagcaaaataaaggGTCATATTCCTATGAGTATAGGTTCCTTAAAAGGCTTGACATGGCTTGAGCTGGGCAATAACAATTTGACTGGCAACATACCATCCACAATTGGGGGATTGAAGAATTTACAAAGATTGGAACTTAATGAGAATAAAATTGAAGGATTCATTCCAGAAGAGATATGTCAGCTAAAGAACTTAGGTGAGTTATAtctcacaaataacaaaatctCTGGATCCATCCCAAATTGTATTTCGAACCTCAATCTTTTGCAAAGGCTAGACCTTAGTTTTAATAGGTTGGAAACAGcaataccattaaatttatggagCCTTGAAAATCTATTATTGTTGGACCTAACATCGAATTTCCTTGGTGGATATTTGTCTCCAAACATGAACAAATTGCAAGTTATTGAACACATAGATTTATCTCGGAACCAAATTACGGGAAACATTCCAAGCATCATCGGAGCTTTTGAAAGCCTAAATTATCTTAATTTGTCAAAGAACTCATTTCAAGGAGAAATCCCACATACTTTTGGAGACTTGAAAGGATTGGATATCATAGATCTCTCTTACAATGATCTGTCTGGTGCAATTCCTAAATCTCTTGAGGCACTTTCACAGCTCAAATGTTTGAATGTATCTTTTAATAAGCTATCCGGAGAGATACCATCTAGTGGGCCTTTTGCAAACTTCACAGCAAAATCATTTTCAGGAAACAAGGCGCTTTGTGGGAATCCAATTTTTGGAGTTCTACCTTGTCAAAACTCAGGCTCCAAAGGATCAAAGATGAAACAAAGTCTACTCAAATATTTTCTTCCGACCATTGCTTTGGTCATACTCTGTCTGGCATTGGTTTATATGCTGAGAAGACATCGAGAAAGTAACTTCCAGGttccaattttatttaatacattGCGTGTATTTGAGCATAAAATGATATCATATCAAGAGCTTTGCCAAGGGACAAACAACTTTTGTGAAAGCAACTTGCTTGGAACTGGAGGTTTTGGTTCTGTATACAAAGGGGTGCTTTTTGACGGGACAATTGTTGCTATTAAAGTTCTAAATTTACAATTGTCGAGTGCTTTCAAAAGTTTTGATGCAGAATGCAAGGTCTTACGGACAATCCGACATAGGAATCTTGTTAAGATCATTAGTACTTGCTCCAACCTCGAGTTCAGAGCTTTAATACTGCAATACATGTCGAACGGTAGCCTTGAAAGGTGGTTATACTCTTATAACTATTGTTTGAATCTTCTTCAAAGAGTAAACATTATGGTTGATATTGCATCTGCATTGGAGTATCTCCACCATGGTCTATCAGAATCTGTGGTGCACTGTGATTTGAAGCCTAGCAATATCCTTCTAAATGAGGATATGGTTGCACATGTGGGTGACTTTGGCATTTCAAAGATTTTGGTCGAAAACAAGGATGCTacacaaacaaaaacacttGGTACACTTGGCTACATTGCTCCAGGTACATGA